One genomic segment of Desulfocapsa sulfexigens DSM 10523 includes these proteins:
- a CDS encoding PEP/pyruvate-binding domain-containing protein produces the protein MRFESGKVISDFDPHFKIFHELMPFKVQEILLVSSPYDAFIMEEDGSLATRIVNEYQGLNLSGAPRITLVSSGKEALEILRRQSFDLVITMPNVGGMDAFALGAAIKKIHPVQQVVLISHSLRGIYPIPENVDCQSIDDIYLWCCEADLLLSLIKNFEDHVNVDADTARAMVRVIIMVEDSPVYRSTVLPILYHEVVRQTQAVLDESLNEPHRLLRMRARPKILTAINYEEAMVLCEAYKPYLFGIISDVRYPRQGKMDAEAGIRLLEKMRGEVPDLPMLMLSSEPENRARAKEIPAVFLDKDSPFIRDEIHSFFLDYLGFGDFVFRHPDGAPIARASNLYEFEQQLRILPSESLRYHAECNHFSNWVMARAEVALAARLHRDHVSGIKNCADLRDDLVFKVHSLRKLRQLGVVVKFSREYFDPDVMDFVKIGNGSLGGKARGLAFMWMQLQQSRGSHPILSQNNVSLPKTCVITADGFDDFISENQLRLDKNASDEEIAETFLAAQLPGWLQEDLRAFLQKITFPLSVRSSSLLEDAHFKPYAGLYSTYFLPNNHPSFSLRCQQLEEAVKLVYASTWFESPRAYSKVSEQGREDSMAVIVQQVVGQDHGGFYYPHISGVAQSHNYYPVMKMKAEEGISHIALGIGKTVVEGERSLRFSPAHPKRLVQFSTVDDILTNSQRHFYALDMSHSTQLDRKGSNLVKRLVQDAENEDPVQILSSTYIPDENRIRDTAMPGVKVVTFARILKHQLYPLPEILLELLDLGRRGMGCEVEIEFAVRLDPKINRSEFFFLQMRPMVTGGENSDVAICSQEIKRAFCFSRSCLGHGRLETMADIILVRPESFDAGATRNIAGEINALNARLQAEKRPYLLIGPGRWGSADPWLGIPVQWRDISGVGAIVELQNEQLHADPSQGSHFFQNITSLGIPYLTVKETKDGSSGICSGKDVDSCLNWDWLMGQKEFQDTRYLRHIRFSVSFVMKCNGKEELAVIYQKDGEGGTAKTCEEVRRK, from the coding sequence ATGCGTTTTGAGTCTGGAAAAGTAATCTCTGATTTTGATCCTCATTTTAAGATATTTCATGAACTGATGCCCTTCAAGGTACAGGAAATTCTTCTGGTTTCCAGTCCCTATGACGCATTTATTATGGAAGAGGATGGTTCCCTTGCGACTCGTATTGTAAATGAGTACCAGGGCTTGAATCTGAGTGGTGCTCCCCGCATCACGCTGGTGTCTTCGGGCAAAGAAGCTCTTGAAATCCTACGGCGCCAATCCTTTGATCTGGTTATAACCATGCCAAACGTCGGGGGCATGGACGCCTTTGCCCTCGGTGCTGCAATAAAAAAGATCCATCCTGTTCAGCAGGTTGTTCTTATATCTCACAGCCTTCGGGGTATATATCCCATACCTGAGAATGTTGATTGCCAATCCATTGATGATATCTATCTCTGGTGCTGTGAGGCAGATCTGCTCCTCTCCTTGATCAAGAATTTTGAAGATCATGTCAATGTCGATGCCGATACAGCCCGGGCCATGGTGAGGGTGATCATTATGGTTGAGGATTCGCCGGTATACAGATCGACTGTTCTTCCTATCCTCTATCATGAAGTAGTCCGTCAGACCCAGGCGGTGCTCGATGAAAGTCTCAACGAACCCCATCGATTGCTGCGCATGCGGGCAAGGCCTAAAATACTTACTGCCATTAATTATGAAGAGGCCATGGTTCTGTGTGAGGCTTACAAACCATATTTGTTTGGCATAATATCCGATGTTCGCTATCCGAGACAGGGGAAGATGGATGCCGAAGCGGGTATTCGTCTTCTTGAAAAGATGCGTGGTGAGGTTCCAGATCTGCCCATGCTGATGCTCTCTTCGGAACCTGAAAACAGAGCACGTGCCAAGGAGATCCCAGCTGTGTTTCTTGACAAGGATTCACCTTTCATTAGAGATGAAATTCATTCGTTTTTTCTCGATTATCTTGGCTTTGGTGATTTTGTTTTTCGACATCCCGATGGCGCACCAATTGCCCGTGCTTCAAATCTGTATGAATTTGAGCAACAGCTCCGTATTCTGCCATCTGAATCGTTGCGCTATCATGCCGAGTGCAACCATTTTTCCAATTGGGTTATGGCACGGGCTGAAGTTGCCCTTGCAGCACGCCTCCATCGTGATCATGTGAGTGGAATTAAAAACTGCGCTGATCTGCGTGACGATCTGGTCTTTAAGGTACATTCTCTCCGTAAGCTCCGACAGCTTGGAGTCGTGGTGAAGTTTTCTCGTGAGTACTTTGATCCTGATGTTATGGATTTTGTGAAAATAGGAAACGGCTCTCTTGGGGGAAAGGCGCGGGGGCTTGCTTTTATGTGGATGCAATTACAGCAGTCACGGGGATCTCATCCTATTTTGTCACAGAATAATGTCAGCCTTCCCAAGACCTGTGTTATTACCGCAGATGGTTTTGATGATTTTATCAGTGAAAATCAGTTACGGCTGGATAAAAATGCAAGTGATGAAGAGATTGCCGAAACCTTTCTTGCAGCGCAACTTCCCGGTTGGCTGCAGGAGGATCTGCGTGCCTTTCTGCAAAAAATCACCTTCCCTCTTTCGGTCCGTTCTTCAAGCCTTCTTGAAGATGCTCACTTTAAACCCTACGCAGGCCTCTATTCCACGTATTTTCTGCCCAATAATCACCCGTCTTTCAGTCTTCGCTGCCAGCAGCTCGAAGAGGCAGTCAAGCTTGTATATGCCTCAACCTGGTTTGAGAGTCCAAGGGCCTATTCCAAGGTGTCCGAGCAGGGCCGTGAGGATTCCATGGCTGTGATTGTCCAGCAGGTAGTGGGCCAGGATCATGGAGGTTTTTACTACCCGCATATCTCAGGTGTTGCCCAATCACATAACTACTATCCGGTGATGAAAATGAAGGCGGAGGAGGGTATTTCCCATATTGCTCTTGGTATCGGTAAGACCGTCGTTGAGGGAGAGCGTTCGCTGCGTTTTTCTCCGGCACACCCAAAACGGCTTGTTCAGTTTTCCACAGTGGATGATATCCTCACAAACTCTCAACGCCATTTCTATGCACTCGATATGAGTCATTCCACCCAACTGGATCGTAAGGGGTCAAACCTGGTTAAACGACTGGTTCAGGATGCAGAAAATGAAGATCCGGTACAGATTCTTTCCTCAACCTATATTCCTGATGAAAACAGAATCCGGGATACTGCTATGCCTGGAGTCAAGGTCGTTACCTTTGCCAGGATTCTTAAACATCAGCTCTATCCATTGCCTGAAATTCTTCTGGAGTTACTTGATCTTGGCCGGCGCGGAATGGGCTGTGAGGTGGAAATCGAGTTTGCTGTACGTCTGGATCCAAAGATCAATAGAAGTGAATTCTTTTTTCTACAAATGCGGCCCATGGTGACGGGTGGCGAAAATAGTGATGTCGCGATTTGTTCCCAGGAAATCAAAAGGGCATTCTGTTTCTCCAGATCCTGTCTTGGGCATGGCCGACTGGAGACCATGGCAGATATCATTCTTGTCAGGCCAGAGAGCTTTGATGCCGGAGCCACCAGGAATATTGCAGGAGAGATTAATGCATTGAACGCACGGCTCCAGGCTGAGAAACGTCCCTATCTACTGATTGGGCCCGGGCGTTGGGGTTCTGCCGATCCATGGCTTGGTATTCCTGTGCAGTGGCGTGATATCTCAGGGGTTGGAGCAATAGTCGAGCTGCAGAATGAACAGCTTCATGCTGATCCTTCCCAGGGGTCTCATTTTTTTCAGAATATAACATCACTTGGTATTCCCTATCTGACGGTTAAGGAGACGAAGGATGGATCTTCCGGAATATGCAGTGGGAAAGATGTGGATAGTTGTCTCAATTGGGATTGGCTTATGGGGCAGAAAGAATTTCAGGATACCCGATATCTACGTCATATTCGTTTTTCCGTTTCCTTTGTGATGAAGTGTAACGGAAAAGAGGAACTGGCTGTCATTTACCAGAAGGATGGAGAGGGGGGGACAGCGAAAACCTGTGAAGAGGTACGAAGAAAGTAA